A region of Pseudoalteromonas aliena SW19 DNA encodes the following proteins:
- a CDS encoding tryptophan halogenase family protein codes for MKPIKHVVIAGGGTAGWITAALLNKVLGKVINITLIESSSIGTVGVGEATIPPIIQLNNALGINEQEFINETNATIKLGIEFENWKAPTHRYMHAFGSIGKDFPFCDFYNFWLKGHITGCEDELWDFSLNYQAAKQHKFAPLNTIPNTQLPGLSYAYHFDATLYAEYLKKLAISRGVKHIDAKISEVTQCLTTGNVETLILDDNKQINGDLFIDCTGLCALLIEKTLNTGFVDWSHYLPCDSAIAVQTKSNDELKPYTQSIAHSAGWQWQIPLQSRIGNGLVYCSRYLSDEDAKTLLLNNLPADPITEPRFIKFKTGRRIKQWHKNVVAVGLSSGFLEPLESTSIHLIQSAVTRLIKLFPHHGISDALASEFNKQSVIEIEHIRDFIILHYKLTEREDSAFWRQCMQMDIPDSLNHKLNLFKQTGKVMREDDELFAEIAWQQVMIGQGLMPDDYSTIVDSLTNEQLSDLFISLKTLINSTVEKLPTHKEFLASIKRAS; via the coding sequence ATGAAACCAATAAAACACGTCGTGATTGCAGGCGGTGGCACCGCAGGTTGGATCACTGCAGCACTGCTAAATAAAGTGTTAGGTAAAGTAATTAATATCACATTAATAGAGTCATCATCTATTGGTACAGTGGGAGTGGGCGAAGCAACCATACCGCCTATTATCCAGCTTAATAATGCATTAGGCATTAACGAACAAGAGTTCATAAACGAAACTAACGCAACAATTAAACTCGGTATTGAATTCGAAAACTGGAAAGCACCAACGCACAGATATATGCATGCGTTTGGCTCGATTGGAAAAGACTTCCCGTTCTGTGACTTTTATAATTTTTGGTTGAAAGGGCACATTACAGGTTGTGAAGACGAGTTATGGGATTTTTCACTTAATTACCAAGCTGCTAAACAACATAAATTTGCGCCTTTAAATACAATTCCTAATACCCAACTACCAGGGCTAAGTTATGCGTATCATTTTGACGCCACACTTTACGCTGAATATTTAAAAAAGCTGGCAATATCGCGCGGTGTAAAACACATTGATGCCAAAATTAGTGAAGTAACGCAATGCTTAACAACGGGTAATGTAGAAACACTCATACTCGATGATAATAAGCAAATCAATGGTGATTTATTTATAGATTGCACGGGGTTGTGTGCGTTGCTTATCGAGAAAACACTCAATACTGGGTTTGTAGATTGGTCTCATTATTTACCATGCGATAGTGCCATTGCAGTACAAACAAAATCAAACGATGAATTAAAACCTTATACGCAATCAATTGCGCACAGTGCCGGTTGGCAATGGCAAATTCCGCTACAAAGTCGAATAGGCAACGGCTTGGTTTATTGTAGTCGTTATTTATCTGATGAAGACGCAAAGACGTTGTTACTTAATAACTTACCCGCAGATCCAATAACAGAGCCACGATTCATTAAATTCAAAACAGGGCGACGCATAAAACAATGGCATAAAAATGTAGTCGCGGTTGGTCTATCAAGTGGCTTTTTAGAGCCATTGGAATCGACAAGCATTCATTTAATTCAAAGCGCAGTTACGCGGCTGATTAAATTATTTCCGCACCACGGCATTAGCGATGCGTTAGCAAGCGAGTTTAATAAACAAAGCGTGATTGAAATAGAGCATATTCGTGATTTTATTATTTTGCATTACAAACTTACTGAGCGAGAAGACTCCGCGTTTTGGCGTCAATGCATGCAAATGGACATACCGGATTCACTGAATCATAAACTTAATTTATTTAAGCAAACAGGCAAGGTTATGCGCGAAGACGATGAGCTATTTGCCGAAATAGCATGGCAACAAGTGATGATTGGGCAAGGTTTGATGCCTGATGATTACAGCACAATTGTTGACTCGTTAACGAATGAGCAGTTAAGTGATTTGTTTATTAGTTTAAAAACATTAATAAATTCGACAGTTGAAAAACTGCCTACTCATAAAGAATTTTTAGCCAGTATTAAAAGGGCGTCGTAA
- a CDS encoding glycoside hydrolase family 13 protein has protein sequence MRFIQQVLLLCLCTITSMSYALSVEPANWWVGMKKNTITLMLHEQNIANTQFKLLPYQGVELTNATRTENPNYVFLHVTISDTAQAGTLKFNSSDNNNFSFSLLERTKNSAEREGFSSKDTVYLINPDRFVNGDKQNDTVSGMLEKVNPTFKGGRHGGDIQGVINALPYLKDLGITQLWLTPVLENNMPDYSYHGYAITDFYNVDPRMGSNSLYKSLSIKAKDQGIGLVMDMVLNHFGAEHKWMKDKPSKDWINFNGEFKNGKNATSHARQTIQDPHASEYDKRQFNDGWFVASMPDLNQRQPLLSEYLIQNALWWIEYADLSGIRVDTYSYSDKAFLTAWTKAIMDEYPHFNIVGEEWTSNPAIASYWQRKKVNQDGYTSSLPSIMDFSLQEALIQALNEEESWSTGWVKVYQSLANDFLYPDTDNIMVFADNHDMSRVYTELKQDLAKTKMAMTMLLTTRGIPQIYYGTEVLLDNTPSKDHGDIRIDFPGGFEHQQANAFTGEDLTADQHSMHTMMSALLHFRKTSPALTNGKLTHFSPKNGVYSYARLSDEQTVLVFLNKNAQTINQELDYMKEVLPHNTKAKDILSNETHMLKSKLTLKPMSATVLVINK, from the coding sequence ATGCGATTTATACAGCAAGTACTCTTACTCTGTTTATGTACTATAACAAGCATGTCATATGCACTGAGCGTTGAGCCTGCTAACTGGTGGGTGGGCATGAAAAAAAACACAATTACGCTGATGTTGCATGAACAAAACATTGCAAACACCCAGTTTAAGCTTTTACCTTATCAAGGGGTTGAGCTAACCAATGCGACGCGCACCGAAAACCCTAATTACGTATTTTTACATGTAACCATTAGCGATACAGCCCAAGCTGGAACATTAAAATTTAATAGCAGTGATAATAATAATTTTAGTTTTTCTTTACTTGAGAGAACAAAAAATAGTGCTGAGCGAGAAGGTTTTAGCAGCAAAGATACAGTGTACTTAATTAACCCTGACCGTTTTGTAAATGGCGATAAACAAAATGACACCGTGAGCGGTATGTTGGAGAAAGTAAATCCAACATTTAAAGGAGGGCGTCATGGCGGTGACATTCAAGGTGTTATTAATGCATTGCCTTATTTAAAAGATTTAGGTATTACACAGTTGTGGTTAACGCCGGTGCTTGAAAATAACATGCCTGATTACTCTTATCACGGTTATGCTATTACCGATTTTTATAACGTAGACCCACGCATGGGTTCTAACTCACTTTATAAATCGCTTTCAATAAAGGCCAAAGACCAGGGGATTGGTCTTGTTATGGATATGGTGCTTAATCACTTTGGTGCTGAGCATAAATGGATGAAGGATAAACCGAGCAAAGATTGGATCAATTTTAATGGTGAATTTAAAAATGGTAAAAATGCGACAAGTCATGCCCGCCAAACAATTCAAGATCCACACGCAAGCGAGTACGATAAACGTCAATTTAACGATGGCTGGTTTGTAGCCAGCATGCCAGATTTAAATCAGCGTCAGCCACTTTTGAGCGAGTATTTAATTCAAAATGCGCTGTGGTGGATCGAATATGCTGATTTAAGCGGGATTCGTGTAGACACTTATTCTTATTCAGATAAAGCATTTTTAACAGCGTGGACAAAGGCCATTATGGATGAATACCCACACTTTAATATTGTTGGTGAAGAATGGACCTCAAACCCCGCTATCGCGTCATATTGGCAGCGCAAAAAGGTGAATCAAGACGGCTATACGTCAAGCTTACCGAGCATTATGGATTTTTCATTACAAGAGGCGTTAATTCAGGCGCTAAATGAAGAAGAAAGCTGGAGTACAGGCTGGGTTAAAGTATACCAATCGTTGGCCAATGACTTTCTATACCCTGATACAGATAACATTATGGTATTTGCTGATAACCATGATATGAGCCGTGTTTACACTGAACTTAAACAAGATTTAGCCAAAACAAAAATGGCAATGACCATGTTATTGACGACACGGGGTATCCCACAAATCTACTACGGTACTGAAGTACTACTCGATAACACCCCAAGTAAAGATCACGGAGATATACGCATTGATTTCCCCGGTGGATTTGAACACCAACAGGCAAATGCATTTACAGGTGAGGACTTAACAGCTGATCAACACAGCATGCACACAATGATGTCTGCTTTACTTCATTTTAGAAAAACCAGCCCAGCGCTCACTAACGGTAAATTAACTCACTTTAGCCCAAAAAATGGCGTGTATAGTTATGCACGACTTAGCGATGAGCAAACAGTTTTAGTGTTTTTAAATAAAAATGCTCAAACCATTAACCAAGAACTTGATTATATGAAAGAAGTTTTACCACATAATACAAAAGCTAAAGACATACTAAGTAATGAAACGCATATGCTTAAAAGTAAACTCACACTAAAACCCATGAGCGCAACCGTATTAGTCATTAACAAATAA
- a CDS encoding TIGR00645 family protein — protein sequence MSLHTPDTKPRHTNKVEHALESFIFKGRWLLAPFFVGLLFAVVLLLIKFFKQLYLMGLATFTSTNQELLVGILTLVDTALLAGLLLIIIFSGYENFVSKLNIDNHEDRPSWMGKVGFSGLKMKLISAIVAISAVELLKVFINSGAHPNDELLWKVIIHVTFVMSGVLFALTDYLNSKTQSH from the coding sequence ATGTCACTACACACACCAGATACAAAGCCGCGTCATACAAATAAAGTAGAGCACGCATTAGAATCCTTTATTTTTAAAGGGCGTTGGTTACTCGCGCCGTTTTTTGTCGGTTTATTATTTGCTGTTGTACTACTTTTGATAAAGTTTTTTAAACAGCTTTATCTAATGGGTCTAGCAACGTTTACATCTACTAACCAAGAGCTTCTCGTTGGTATTTTAACGCTAGTGGATACCGCGTTATTAGCTGGGTTACTTTTAATCATTATTTTTAGTGGTTACGAAAACTTTGTCTCTAAGCTCAATATAGACAATCATGAAGACAGACCTTCGTGGATGGGAAAGGTGGGCTTTTCAGGTTTAAAAATGAAATTGATCAGTGCCATTGTTGCTATTTCAGCTGTTGAACTGCTAAAAGTATTTATTAACTCAGGCGCGCATCCAAACGATGAATTACTATGGAAGGTGATTATTCATGTAACGTTTGTGATGTCGGGTGTTTTATTTGCATTAACAGATTACCTGAACAGTAAAACGCAAAGCCATTAG
- a CDS encoding alpha-amylase family glycosyl hydrolase, whose amino-acid sequence MKKTMYAPVLLCSALFINACADDEVTQTQVIAQKQNELTKPVVYQVFTRLFGNTHTTNTPWGTIEQNGVGKFADFNDAALKGIKELGTTHVWYTGVLHHALVGDYTEYGIKQDDPDVVKGRAGSPYAIKDYYDVNPDLAINVARRLDEFSALIERTHSHGMKVVIDIVPNHVARNYHSVAKPKGVKDFGEQDDTSKAYDKNNNFYYVPGQSFQVPASATYQVLGGNNHPLADGFFDETPAKWTGNGARSPKPDMNDWYETVKVNYGVKPDGSYDFPTLPKELENQDYRAHFAFWQNKELPNSWYKFRDITLYWLDKGVDGFRYDMAEMVSVEFWSFLNSSIKMQKPDAFLLAEVYNPQMYRAYIHQGKMDYLYDKVGFYDTLKAIMQSKQPANTIFDAQQQVTDIEQHMLHFLENHDEQRIASPDFAGKAVWGKPAMVVSNLISRAPTLLYFGQDVGEDGSENAGFGSPTRTSIFDYIGVPAHQAWMNNGKFDGANLTIEQVNLRQYYKSIMALNDMPAVVGGDMHPLNVVGSEAVVGFSRSLGNQSIFVVSNFSEQAQTITVTLNKNQTSKVDTADALHDLLENNNGILVSKNANGASFTLTLGPLSSAVLTNKAKNE is encoded by the coding sequence ATGAAAAAAACAATGTATGCACCTGTACTGCTTTGCAGTGCGCTTTTTATAAATGCATGTGCAGATGATGAAGTTACGCAAACGCAAGTTATTGCACAAAAGCAAAATGAATTAACTAAGCCTGTTGTTTATCAAGTTTTTACGCGCTTATTTGGTAATACGCATACTACAAACACGCCTTGGGGAACGATAGAGCAAAATGGCGTAGGTAAGTTTGCCGACTTTAATGATGCCGCTCTCAAAGGTATAAAGGAGCTGGGAACAACGCACGTTTGGTATACCGGCGTATTACATCATGCTCTCGTTGGAGATTACACCGAGTACGGTATAAAGCAAGACGACCCTGATGTTGTAAAGGGACGAGCAGGTTCGCCGTACGCAATAAAAGATTATTATGATGTAAACCCTGATTTAGCCATTAATGTAGCCAGAAGACTCGATGAGTTTAGTGCGTTAATTGAGCGCACTCACAGCCATGGTATGAAAGTGGTTATTGATATCGTGCCTAATCATGTGGCACGTAATTATCACTCTGTTGCCAAACCTAAAGGTGTCAAAGACTTTGGTGAGCAAGACGACACCAGCAAAGCGTACGATAAAAACAATAACTTTTACTATGTACCAGGGCAGTCTTTTCAAGTGCCTGCATCGGCGACTTATCAGGTATTAGGTGGTAACAATCATCCATTAGCAGATGGTTTTTTTGACGAAACACCCGCCAAATGGACAGGTAATGGTGCTCGTTCTCCAAAACCAGATATGAACGATTGGTACGAAACAGTTAAAGTTAACTACGGAGTAAAGCCCGATGGGAGTTATGATTTTCCTACATTGCCCAAAGAGTTAGAAAACCAAGATTACCGCGCCCATTTTGCTTTTTGGCAAAATAAAGAGTTACCTAATAGTTGGTATAAATTCAGAGATATCACCCTTTACTGGCTTGATAAAGGCGTTGATGGTTTTAGGTATGACATGGCCGAAATGGTGTCAGTTGAATTTTGGAGTTTTTTAAACTCATCAATAAAAATGCAAAAACCTGATGCATTTTTACTTGCCGAAGTTTACAACCCACAAATGTACCGTGCTTATATCCATCAAGGTAAAATGGACTATTTATACGATAAAGTCGGTTTTTACGATACCTTAAAAGCAATTATGCAAAGCAAGCAACCTGCAAACACTATTTTTGATGCGCAGCAACAGGTTACTGATATTGAACAGCACATGCTGCACTTTTTAGAAAATCACGACGAACAACGTATCGCAAGCCCAGACTTTGCAGGCAAAGCTGTGTGGGGTAAACCAGCCATGGTGGTTTCAAACCTGATTAGCCGTGCACCCACCTTATTATATTTTGGCCAAGATGTAGGGGAAGATGGCTCTGAAAATGCAGGTTTTGGCTCACCAACCCGCACCAGTATTTTTGATTACATTGGCGTACCAGCGCATCAAGCATGGATGAACAATGGCAAATTTGATGGCGCTAACCTTACTATTGAACAGGTCAATCTTCGTCAATATTACAAATCAATTATGGCCCTTAATGATATGCCTGCGGTTGTTGGCGGCGATATGCATCCGCTAAACGTGGTTGGCAGTGAAGCTGTGGTGGGTTTTTCACGTTCGTTAGGTAATCAATCAATTTTTGTTGTTAGTAATTTTAGTGAACAAGCGCAAACCATAACGGTTACTTTAAATAAAAATCAAACAAGTAAAGTAGATACAGCGGATGCTTTACACGATTTACTTGAAAATAATAACGGTATTTTAGTATCAAAAAATGCGAATGGCGCTTCATTCACCCTCACTTTAGGTCCACTTAGTAGCGCGGTATTAACGAATAAGGCAAAAAATGAATAA
- a CDS encoding TonB-dependent receptor — protein sequence MSMFKPSILTLALTAAGISSFATVAAQENTIKKDDVEVIEVKGFRGSLIESINTKRFSTQVVESISAEDIGKLPDSSIAESIARLPGLTAQRLDGRASRVSVRGFSEDESATTFNGREQVSIGDNRGVEFDLYPSEIMSGVTVYKTPNASIEAEGIAGVIDMQTVKPLSKGERVVMFNGQLEKTSFDKLNPDGDNQGFRGTFSYIDQFADDTIGVAFAYNKMSSPNQEKRWNSWGYPEFTSNGKDYSILGGAKPYVRSSTLDRDSAMLVIEASPNDRLNMTFDALYVDFSDERILRGIEIPFAWGQGSIDPNSVTVDEESGFITSAKTQGQRVVVRNDYEERNAELKQFGFNTKYDINDAWSVEFDASVSEVERQLWSIESYSGTGRGDSNGVADNLGYTFNGGNTGAQFTHELDYSDYNLIQLGGPLSWGASSALNDRYGLNDTPYQNTAQDGFINAPEINDELQTLKLAASKVLENDYISAIKFGLSYRDREKTKKSEGYFMTLKDFSLDNPGMVSVPEKYRLGTASLDFIGMGNMIAYDTNGLVKDGYYNLLQESLTDQKHKTQSWTVQEQVTALFLQADINTELGSVPVSGNIGVRYVKTEQSSQGFAATTENGLVVVSPTDISHDYSHVLPSLNLSFAVDEEQTIRFGAAKTISRARLDEMNASVNATYSPTQDSNGNNWSVSGGNPQLEPKEATGFDLSYENYFHEEGYFAAAYFYKDISTWIFDGNYAIDMTGVANPSTGEIPANSQGSGSGKVNGGGGNLWGYELSLSLPLSIFSSSLEGFGLIASHTGVEQDIEDQNGTEYKLPGLSEKIDSLTFYYERNGFQARTSMRKRSDFKGNVNGLGLAATQVDIKGETIWDIQTGYDFAESGIQGLEGLSVTFQIQNLTEEPFTSLSGDNNLQVRDYQDYGRTYLLGFSYKL from the coding sequence ATGTCTATGTTCAAACCAAGTATATTAACTTTAGCGTTAACAGCGGCAGGCATATCTAGCTTTGCAACCGTAGCGGCGCAAGAAAATACAATAAAAAAAGATGACGTAGAGGTTATCGAAGTTAAAGGCTTTCGTGGCAGCTTAATTGAATCTATAAACACAAAGCGCTTTTCAACACAGGTTGTAGAGTCTATTTCGGCAGAAGATATTGGTAAATTACCAGATTCATCTATTGCTGAGTCTATTGCGCGTTTACCTGGTTTAACAGCCCAACGTTTAGATGGCCGAGCGAGTCGTGTGAGTGTTCGTGGTTTCAGTGAAGATGAAAGTGCGACCACTTTTAATGGCCGTGAGCAAGTGTCTATTGGTGACAATCGAGGCGTAGAGTTTGACCTTTACCCATCTGAAATTATGAGCGGTGTCACTGTTTATAAAACACCTAATGCCAGTATTGAAGCCGAAGGCATCGCTGGTGTTATCGATATGCAAACGGTTAAGCCTTTAAGCAAAGGCGAACGTGTTGTTATGTTTAATGGTCAGCTTGAAAAAACAAGCTTTGATAAGTTAAACCCAGATGGCGATAACCAAGGTTTCCGTGGCACTTTTTCGTATATTGACCAATTTGCAGACGACACGATCGGTGTGGCATTCGCGTATAACAAAATGAGTTCACCAAACCAAGAAAAGCGTTGGAACTCGTGGGGTTACCCAGAATTTACAAGTAATGGTAAAGATTATTCAATTTTAGGTGGGGCTAAACCTTATGTGCGTTCATCTACATTAGATCGTGACTCAGCAATGCTTGTTATAGAAGCATCTCCGAATGATCGTTTGAATATGACATTTGATGCATTATATGTTGATTTTTCTGATGAAAGAATTTTACGCGGTATTGAAATTCCATTCGCATGGGGTCAAGGCAGTATAGATCCAAACAGTGTTACTGTAGACGAAGAGTCCGGTTTTATTACGAGTGCTAAGACGCAAGGGCAACGTGTTGTTGTTAGAAATGATTATGAAGAACGAAATGCTGAACTAAAGCAATTCGGTTTTAATACAAAATACGATATTAATGATGCATGGTCTGTAGAGTTTGATGCAAGTGTATCTGAAGTAGAACGTCAGCTTTGGAGTATAGAGAGCTACTCAGGAACTGGTCGCGGAGACAGTAATGGTGTTGCTGATAACTTAGGTTATACCTTTAATGGTGGTAATACTGGTGCGCAATTTACCCATGAACTTGATTACAGTGACTATAACTTAATTCAATTAGGTGGGCCGTTATCTTGGGGCGCAAGCTCTGCGTTAAATGATAGATACGGTCTAAATGATACGCCTTACCAAAATACAGCACAAGATGGCTTCATCAACGCACCAGAAATTAATGATGAGCTTCAAACATTAAAGTTAGCTGCCAGCAAAGTGCTTGAAAACGATTATATAAGTGCTATTAAATTTGGTCTTTCGTACCGTGACCGTGAAAAAACTAAAAAGTCAGAAGGTTATTTTATGACTTTGAAAGATTTTTCACTTGATAACCCAGGTATGGTCTCAGTACCTGAAAAATACCGTTTGGGCACTGCAAGTTTAGACTTCATTGGTATGGGTAATATGATTGCTTATGATACTAATGGTCTGGTTAAAGACGGTTACTACAACCTACTACAAGAAAGCTTAACAGATCAAAAACATAAAACGCAGTCTTGGACAGTACAAGAACAAGTAACGGCTTTATTTTTGCAAGCGGATATTAATACTGAACTAGGGTCGGTCCCAGTTTCGGGTAACATTGGTGTGCGTTATGTGAAAACTGAGCAATCATCACAAGGCTTTGCTGCGACGACCGAAAACGGTTTAGTTGTGGTATCTCCAACAGACATTAGTCATGATTACTCGCATGTTTTACCAAGCTTAAACTTATCATTTGCGGTAGATGAAGAACAAACCATTCGTTTTGGTGCTGCTAAAACTATTTCTCGTGCTCGTTTAGATGAAATGAATGCCTCTGTTAATGCAACATATAGCCCAACTCAAGATTCTAATGGTAATAACTGGAGTGTCTCTGGTGGTAATCCGCAGCTTGAACCTAAAGAAGCCACTGGTTTTGATTTAAGCTATGAAAACTACTTCCATGAGGAAGGTTACTTTGCTGCAGCGTATTTCTATAAAGATATTTCTACTTGGATTTTTGACGGTAACTACGCAATAGATATGACCGGTGTCGCTAATCCATCAACAGGTGAAATACCAGCAAATAGTCAAGGTTCGGGTTCAGGTAAAGTCAATGGTGGTGGCGGTAATCTTTGGGGTTACGAGCTATCTCTTTCTTTACCATTGAGCATATTTAGTTCATCACTTGAAGGCTTTGGTTTAATTGCTAGCCATACTGGTGTAGAGCAAGATATTGAAGATCAAAATGGGACTGAATATAAACTGCCTGGTTTATCAGAGAAGATCGATAGCTTAACTTTTTATTACGAAAGAAATGGCTTCCAAGCGCGTACAAGTATGCGTAAACGCTCTGACTTTAAAGGTAATGTTAACGGCTTAGGGCTTGCGGCTACGCAAGTTGATATTAAAGGCGAAACAATTTGGGATATTCAAACCGGATATGATTTCGCAGAGTCTGGTATACAGGGCCTTGAAGGGTTATCTGTTACATTCCAAATTCAAAACTTAACGGAAGAACCATTTACTTCTCTTTCGGGAGATAACAATTTACAAGTACGTGATTACCAAGATTACGGTCGCACTTACTTGTTAGGTTTTAGCTACAAGCTATAA
- a CDS encoding alpha-glucosidase family protein — MTQKQWYKGAVIYQVYPRSFQDSNNDGIGDLKGIINRIDYIKSLGVDAIWISPFFKSPMKDFGYDISDYRDIDPLFGDLNDFDQLISQAHERDIKIIIDQVLSHTSDQHQWFLDSRDNLTNDKANWYVWADAKEDGTAPNNWLSIFGGGAWQWEPRRGQYYLHNFLTEQPDLNFHNPDVRQAVLDNVEFWLKKGVDGFRLDAINFCYHDALLRDNPAKPKEKRQGRGFSEDNPYAFQYHYYNNTQPENIAFMQDIRALLNKYPGTVSLGEISSEDSLATMAEYTQGGDKLHMGYSFELLTNDYSSEYIRTTVQTLEQRMLEGWPCWAFSNHDVERVASRWSENGEINPQQCKMLTALLASLRGSVCMYQGEELGLGEASVAFEDLQDPYGITFWPNFKGRDGCRTPMPWEHTGSHHAGFSEAKPWLPVDDAHKQQSVAIQINDSNSILNAYREFMTWRKSQAVLLEGDIEFIETPEPALAFYRTLGSQKMLCVFNLSSQQASINMPVSVVTQYTELSHHNAKLSNNLLTLEPYACYYAKC; from the coding sequence ATGACCCAAAAGCAGTGGTATAAAGGTGCGGTTATTTACCAGGTTTATCCGCGTAGCTTCCAAGATAGCAACAACGATGGTATTGGTGATTTAAAAGGAATAATTAATCGTATTGATTATATTAAAAGCCTTGGTGTTGATGCTATTTGGATTTCACCATTTTTTAAGTCGCCAATGAAAGACTTTGGCTACGATATTAGTGATTATCGCGACATTGACCCGCTTTTTGGTGATTTAAACGATTTTGATCAACTAATAAGCCAAGCTCATGAGCGTGATATTAAAATAATTATAGATCAGGTATTAAGCCACACGTCGGATCAACACCAATGGTTTTTAGACAGCCGCGATAATTTAACCAATGACAAAGCCAATTGGTATGTATGGGCAGATGCCAAAGAAGATGGAACAGCACCTAATAACTGGCTTTCTATTTTTGGTGGGGGGGCTTGGCAGTGGGAGCCTCGTCGTGGGCAATACTATTTGCATAACTTTTTAACTGAACAACCCGATCTAAACTTTCACAACCCTGATGTAAGGCAAGCTGTACTAGATAACGTGGAGTTTTGGCTTAAAAAAGGCGTTGATGGATTTAGACTCGATGCCATTAATTTTTGCTACCACGACGCATTACTTCGCGATAATCCAGCAAAACCAAAAGAAAAACGCCAAGGCCGTGGTTTTAGTGAAGATAACCCGTATGCGTTTCAGTACCATTACTATAATAATACGCAGCCAGAAAACATTGCGTTTATGCAAGATATTCGTGCATTACTTAATAAATACCCAGGTACTGTATCGCTTGGGGAAATATCGTCAGAAGATTCATTAGCAACGATGGCAGAATATACCCAAGGCGGCGACAAGCTGCACATGGGTTATAGCTTTGAGCTCTTAACAAACGATTATTCAAGTGAATATATTAGAACTACGGTTCAAACACTTGAACAGCGTATGCTTGAGGGGTGGCCATGCTGGGCATTTAGTAATCATGACGTAGAGCGCGTAGCAAGCCGCTGGAGTGAAAATGGCGAAATTAACCCTCAGCAATGTAAAATGTTAACAGCCCTACTTGCTTCTCTTCGCGGAAGTGTCTGTATGTACCAAGGGGAAGAATTAGGGTTAGGTGAAGCAAGTGTTGCCTTTGAAGACTTACAAGACCCTTACGGCATAACGTTTTGGCCTAACTTTAAGGGGCGCGACGGATGCAGAACGCCAATGCCTTGGGAACACACTGGATCGCACCACGCTGGTTTTAGTGAGGCAAAGCCTTGGCTTCCGGTCGATGATGCACATAAGCAACAGTCAGTCGCAATACAAATAAATGACAGTAACTCAATTTTAAATGCATATCGTGAGTTTATGACTTGGCGCAAAAGCCAAGCCGTTTTACTTGAAGGTGATATTGAGTTTATTGAAACACCTGAGCCTGCACTTGCCTTTTATAGAACACTGGGCTCACAAAAAATGTTGTGTGTATTTAACTTAAGTTCGCAGCAAGCAAGCATCAATATGCCTGTATCAGTTGTTACACAATACACAGAGCTTAGCCACCATAATGCTAAGCTTAGCAATAATCTACTAACTCTTGAGCCTTACGCTTGTTATTACGCTAAGTGCTAA